The following nucleotide sequence is from Phacochoerus africanus isolate WHEZ1 chromosome 6, ROS_Pafr_v1, whole genome shotgun sequence.
TACGGTTCCAGGGAGAGCTGTGAGAGACAGGGTTCCGGCCCTGGGCAGAAGATTGAGAAGGAGTCCTGGACTCCCTCAGAGATGCTTTATTACATGGTTTCATCAGTCACCGGTGATTGGATCTCATGCCCAGGCGAGAAAAGAGGAACGCTGCACACTGTACGTGGCAGGTGGTTCCCCTTTTAGCAATGTAGTCAGACGGGTGGGTGATGCGTGCATGCTTGGCTTCCTGCCTGTGGGCAGGCGGAGATTCCAGCTGCTGGAAGTGAAAGCCTGGCAAGGTGGGACAGAGGAATGTTCAGGCATCAGTGACCTCCAGGCTCTGCAGCTGGCTTTCCAGGGCAACCTCTCTGGCTCCCCCTTTCTTTTTGCTGCCCTCATGCTGCTTCTTCTGCTTCTTAGATGGCTCCTGGTCAATAGGCGCAGGCTTCACAAAGGGGATCAGTTCTTGGAGACCTGGGAGGGAAGAGTCAGCCAAAGAACCCATCGTTTCTCAGGAGACAAAGCCCAGGGACCTCTGGGGAAAGTTCCACAAGACAAGAGTGGGcactgctttcatttcttctttttcccccagTCTGAATTTTAGCTGCATGTAAACAGACATCCTATCTGTACTGGCTACTTTTCAACCTTGCCCCTTGCAATGCCCAGCACCAGAGGACAGATAGAGTCTGAATAAGAAAACTTGGTCCATTCTGAAAGGGGCTCACTCTTTAGAAGAGTGTGAAgataaggaagaggaggaaggcagaCTGGCTGGGGGGCTCACCTGGCGGCATGAATTCCTTCAATTTCTCAGGCACGACGATGCCCTTCTCTGTCTGGTAGTTCTCCAGGATGGCACAGATGGTGCGGGTCGTGGCGCACATCGTGGCGTTAAGCATGTGGACAAACTCCACCTGTGAGGAGAGGGTCCCCAGAGGGAGCAGTTACACTCAACCTTGAGCTGGTCTCACGGATGCCCAGGAACCAGCCACTGCGCCAGAACCCCCAACTGCAACTATCCAAATCCAAAATCAAGTAAGAGTTTTACCcattatcattttctctctctcttttttgtttttttgctttttagggctgaatctgtggcatatggacgtccccaggctaggggtcaaattggagctacagctgccagcctaagccacagccacagccacagcaactcgggatctgagccacttctatgacctacaccacagctcacggcaatgctggatccttcacccactgagggaggccagggatcgaatccgcatcctcatggatactagtcaggttcttaacccactgagccacaacaagaactcctattgaTCTTTAAAACTTGAATTGTTTGGTGTTTGTTGCCTATTAGGTAACTCCAGGAAGACTGCTCACGTCTCAATGAGTGACTAGTGGTAGGTCTCAGTATTTTGAGGAGAGTGGGCCCTTTGATTAACCCCTTTCAAGTCCCTGACCTGGAAAATATGAGAGCCTGAAAACTGGGTTTGAAGAGATAAGCTTACAATCCAGACCTTCTTGGGTGAGAAGAAGGAAGGCGCTTGCCTCCAACTTATTCTGTGTAGACATGGGGTTACTCTTTATCTGGAGTTGTGAAAAACACAGCCAAGAAGCAAAAAGCTAGCATTACTTTACAGAATAGAGCTAGACTCAGTTTTCTACCTTAAAAAACTCAGCCCTGACACAGTGAAGTCATCTTCAGATTCCCTTCTTGGTCTGGACCGAGAAGCTCTGATGTGCCCGAGATGCTGGGAGATACCCTCCTCCAAGGACCGAGCAACGAGTCGGATCTACTCTGAGCTGAAGGCCCTCCTCCCGCCGCCCGGGTGGGGGGGCACCTACCTTGTCCATCATCTTCTTGGTTTGCCCGTATCGGATTCGGAGCCGGCGAGCCTGATAGTCGGTGCAGTTAGAACAGGAGACTAACTCACGGAAGGCTCCCGAGCCCGGAAACCAGGCCTCCAGGTCAAGCTTCTTACTGGCAGCATGATTCAAAGAACCTGTAAGGAAAAACCCCCTAGGATTCATGGAGGAGGAATAGGATTTCAGAACTGACCTTCAGCAAGCCCAAAGAATGCTTTAATTCACATCCTATCCCCAGAGGTGAAATCACACCCAGATATTCTCATCGCTGGAAACTCCCAAGGGAGAAGAGTGTGATATTTTAATTAACATGGGCAATTAATTGGATTGGGAGCGATTTCTTTCGAGGCAGCTCCAGCGGGCGGGGTGGTGTTTGCCGGCTGCACGAAAGGGAGGCCCTTACCTGAGACGATATTCACGATGTGGTAGGGGATCCCCAGGGACTGGTAGAACTCCTCCGCGGTTCCGATCATCTCCTCAAACATCTCCCAGGACTTGTTGTCGTGTGGCGATGAGTAGACAAACTGTTCAATCTGCAAAGGGGAACCCAGGCAGACAGCAACCCCGGGGCAGGGTGAATAAACCGCAGGCTGCCCTGGAGATATCCGCGCTATGAACCCAAGACCTAGTCCTGCACCGCGGCGAGTCAGGTGcggcgccccccctcccccgtggcGAGAGGGATAGGCTGAGATGGACGAGCTGGGCCGCAGCAAGAACAAGGCTGAGAGCTGCCCACAGACGTGCCAGGTGCTGTGGATGCCCGGCACACGGTAACTAACTGACTCCTCAGAGTAGCCCGCTGAGGTAGGTGCTCCTATTAGGCTcctttcacagaggaggaaagagcAGAGAGGCTGAGCCACCTGCTCAAGGCTATGCCGCGGGCAGGTGGTGGAGCGGCCTTGGGACTCAGGCAGCCCGTTTCCAGTGTCCGGGCTCAGGGCCGCTCCGCCAAGCGCTTGTCAGGCTCCTCCCCAGAAACACGGCTGGAGGCAACGAGGGGAAAGGCCGGAGCAGGGTGGGGATGGGCACCTCCTGATCCCGCCTCGCGTCTCACCACCCTCGAGAGATGGCGGGAAGGGTCCCGTTCCTCACCCGGACCTGTCAACTCACCTTCTCAAACTGATGGACTCGAAAGATGCCGCGGGTGTCGCGGCCGTGGGAGCCCACCTCCTGGCGAAAGCAGGTGGACAGGCCAGCATACTTGATTGGCAAGTCCTCCGGCCGAAGCCACTCGTCCCGGTGGAGGGCGGCAATGGGCTGCTCAGAGGTGGCAATCAGATACTTCTCCTCGTAGGAGTTGTCGTCAGATTTTTCGCTGCCTTTGCCAATCACCTGTAGGAGGAGGGTACTATTTACCAGtgaagcaggagggaggaggaccTCAGCTGAGCAAGTAACCACAACGACAGTCTGAGAAAGGAGAGGAGTGATTTtcttcaatccctgccccagagTGAGC
It contains:
- the SARS1 gene encoding serine--tRNA ligase, cytoplasmic; translated protein: MVLDLDLFRVDKGGDPALIRESQEKRFKDPGLVDQLVKADSEWRRCRFRADNLNKLKNLCSRTIGEKMKKKEAVGNDESLPEDVLNLDDLTADTLTNLKVAQIKKVRLLIDEAILKCDAERIKLEAERFENLREIGNLLHPSVPISNDEDADNKVERIWGDCSVRKKYSHVDLVVMVDGFEGEKGAVVAGSRGYFLKGVLVFLEQALIQYALRTLGSRGYTPIYTPFFMRKEVMQEVAQLSQFDEELYKVIGKGSEKSDDNSYEEKYLIATSEQPIAALHRDEWLRPEDLPIKYAGLSTCFRQEVGSHGRDTRGIFRVHQFEKIEQFVYSSPHDNKSWEMFEEMIGTAEEFYQSLGIPYHIVNIVSGSLNHAASKKLDLEAWFPGSGAFRELVSCSNCTDYQARRLRIRYGQTKKMMDKVEFVHMLNATMCATTRTICAILENYQTEKGIVVPEKLKEFMPPGLQELIPFVKPAPIDQEPSKKQKKQHEGSKKKGGAREVALESQLQSLEVTDA